CCGTTGCTAGACTCCGTGTCGAGCCAAAGCGTCCAATATTAACATGACCACGGACCAACAtcaagacatggaggccCTTTCAGACCATGCAAGTGTCCGGTTACCAGCTGACGTCTCCCCTCGCTTCTGATCGTGTTAATTGGGCGTGTGTATGTATCCCCGCCTGTCAGTCGTCTAGGCTTGCGCAATGTAAGTTTCACGTTCGAGGGAATGGGAAGTCCAAGGCAACCGTCAGGCTAGGTCCTGAGGGCCTGAGCTTGATCTCATGGTGCTTCTTGTCACCGTTGTTGGCCCAACAACCTTTGTTGGTAGCCTCGACGGTGTCTTTGAAGTCAATTGAGCCTGCGACCAACCAGCCTCATTGTCTCCCCGAGTTGACGGGCGGCTACAATGCTCCGTATGTAGAGAAATTAGTCTCATGTCCCCATGCAAGTGCTTCCCTTCGAGTGCTTTCTAGCTTCAGAATCTTTCCATCCGTGGCGGGTTTTGAGTTTGCAAATAAGCAATGCTAATTCTCATCGCCATccgttactccgtactccgtcctTGAATGCTGGGCATCCAACAAGAACAAAGCCTGAGCTTTGCGGTTGGGTGATTCCTGGTGGCTGCTGGACCGTGTCGATGCATGTTGGTTGTTTGCAGGCTGTACGCTCAGAGCCATGCCGCTCACATCCCgcatacatacggagtacctgtCAATATGATGTCTCACTTGGGGGCGCAGCTGTTGCACTGCTGTTATCGGACTCGACCACGCTGAGAGATGATTGGGAAAAAGGCATGCGGCAATATTGAGACGACTGTTGAAACCACTGTCTTTCAACCAATGCCGTGGCGACTGTGATGACTGCACCCGCAATCTTCCCATTGTTGAACTAGGCTGTGCAGATCGGAAGCTTTGAGAAAAGGCAAATATCTCAAGACACTACACCTATTACGTACTATGTCATACAACACGTTCTAGGGCATGGCGATGTAAAAGAAGTCTTCTATTCTAAACAAGGGCAGTGGTGATGTTGCGTCTATAGACCAGTCTGGAGAGCAAGCAAGTGGTGTAAGAACATCGATGCCATCTAACCGTGTCAAGGAGGTAGGTTGATGACCCTGTAGTTGCGGGGATACCATATTGTCACACCGTAGGTTCGTCTCGCTCTCGGAATCGTTTctcggcttcttcttggtgtTACCGCACTCAATCTCCGGCTTTCGCTTCCTTACTATCAGCGAGTCTAAACCTTCTAGAGTGGTACTCGGAAGCCAAAAAAGATTTTGGTGATAGCCAAGTAGAATCTTGGCGGTTTGATTTGCCCCATACTCTCTGGCAGCCTTGGACAGCCCTGCCTCGGACAATTGCTTAATGTATTGTTGCTTGCCAGATCCGAAAAGGCCATTTGACCCGAATCTGCCCAGTTATTAGCACAGACAGGCAATTTATACCGAGTGACGCAGACGTGGaccaacaaaaaaagaagggaaaggaaaagagagaagagcaaAGCCAGCACCTGGGGATCGTACATGGAGTCATCAATGCTGCAGACAAATAGGGGTCCGTAGATGCCAGGGCTATCGAAGGAAGCAGCGTGCAAAGTATCGCCAGCGGCGCAGACACTGGGACTAGGGGGAGGACTCTGCATGTTATGGGATTCGATTTCATGTAGTCGGCTGCAAAATAGAACCCAGTCACGGCCACGTCGAACCAGGCCGGCGTACTTTTTCCTGTCCTCGGAGGGCGCTTGAAGGCCGATTGCAATGAGGAAGTCGGCCATTTGCTTAGCGGAGATTCTTTCCCGCGCCCTGGGAACGATGCGTAAGAAGAGCTCGTGGGCAGAAACGGCAACAAATCTTTGTAGAACGCGTAGTTCCGTGGTCTGGGAATCCAGCTGAACGGCACTGGGAGGAATAGCTGTGCCCGGCGTGGCTTGTCCTTATGGATATACGTGGATGGTGTCTCCCAGAACGACTCGGGGTTTTGGCGCCAGTGTTGAAAATGACTTGAAAGGTCTTCGAGGTCCTTGGATGGTGAAGTGACCGTCGTCCTGTACACGCGGAGTTTGGGAGGCAAACCATATACTACATGAAGCTGTTGGTATATCTGGCGTAGCCAGTCAGGGTTTCCGCCTTGACCGAAGGGTTCATCGGGCGGAAGTGTCTTGGTAGTTTGCGCAACGGCTCCGTTTGTCAGAACTAGGGACATGGTGTGATAAGTGAGAATATGGACGAAAAAGATGAGAGCGATGATGGCCGGTCACAACATAGCCAGTCTGACATCCAGTCAGCAATGCACAAGGACTGGTATAACCACGATCACGGGCAGCCAAATACTGCTTTTGCAGGCAAGTGCAGCAAATTACATTGGCTGTGCTTGTTATATGAAACCAAAGAGCGGATTTAGAACAAAGAGAAGGTCTTAATTTGGTGTATGGGAATGGTCTTTGATAAGTCATGGCCGGATTGAGAAGCCTTTAGCGACGCAATACCATCTCGCGACTGGGTGTTGATCATTCATAAAAAGGGGTGGTGAGAACTCAAGAACTTGTCACAGACTCGGACGACCTATTCTTTCATATAGCAACCCAAGGGGCCCAAAGCACACGCACACATACACCGCACATTCCATCCTTCTTCCAAAAGCCAAAACGGACCAGCATGAGCTCTTCACGATATCCAGGAGATGCGAGAAAGAggaaggacaaggacaaggaaaaggaacAGGAAAGGGACGGCAAAGTGAACAAACGCACGCATGTATTTCACACTACAGAAGGCGAGGGAACTCCTGAAGAACCAACTGTAGGCACACATATTTCCCATACCATGTAACCCTCCCCCCAGAAAGGTCATTAACTTGGAAGTATGTTTAGGTCCACTGGATCACGCAACGTTCAAAAAAGAACGGTCCGGCCTATGAAGAGATTGTTAAGAGCATAGCTTCAAAAACTAAAACTGGAGTTTGGCATATCAGGCATGTTGGCTTAACAGCACATTTTATAGGAAAGAAATATAggctaattaaaatataaagggCAACAGCGCATGCCACAACATCGCTTGGCGGTGCTCAAGTGAACGATGATGTACATTTCACAATTTTCACGGATTATAAGCCAGGAAACGCCTCGGGCCATTATGACTTCGCGGGTCATGTCTATGTGGTAATGGATGACGATTATCCCGAGTATCCCGTACGTCTGCTTCATCCTAGCGAATTCGAATTGAGGCGAGCGCCTGAGGAGATAGCATCTGCTATTCTATGGGATCAAAAGACGAAAGAAAGCTCTCTCTATAACATGGACGACGAATACTACGAGTATTTCTGTGGGggcgaggagcaagaggagGAGACAGAATACCACGAGGAAGAAACATCAGGATATAGCCAGCAGTACGGCTCCGAACATGGTCCAGAGGGGCAGGCTGCGACTTATTCGGCAGcaactgccgccgctggaGATTCGCCTGCAGATCCTcaagacaagaagagaagaaagaggagTAAGAGTAAGAGAAGGCCCAAGGGAAAGGAAACAGAACGCGGCGAGTAATGTAGGGCATCGTGTGTAGTTACTCATGTCAAGTCGGTCATGTATGCTTTTCATGAATGAGTCAAAGAGTCTGGAAGCAGAGAGTTATGGTCCTAAACAACAACTGCAATGCGCAACTAGAGACGTGGAATTACTTGGGCAGTTGCGACAAGCCCGGGTCATAGTTATTGACACCTAGATTGAGAATGAAATTATGCAACTTTTATCCCATCGCCGTCGACAGACTTGGTCCCCGAACTGGAAACTATCTATAGGGCCAAATAGACCATGTATTTATGGCTTAACATGGGATGATTACAGTTTTTTTCCACAACACAGCCGCATCCACTGTCGCAAATCTGCCAACGTAGATTGATCCTCGTTGACAGTATCTCTTCGCTGCTGGTCGACCCAAGCCTTTGCTATTGCTGAGAGTGTCACACAAGCATTGTCACTGGCAAAATTGCAGGACGAGCAGGCACAGGTGCCAGGATGTCCTGTGAACTGGCCGCTGGGTAACGAGAGACGTCAATAGCATCTTGGTAAGGCAGGCAGTAGTTTACTCTATGTGCCGAGTCCCAAGCAATAATTCACTGTGCTTGCAGGGAAGGAGCACAAAGAAACTTGGCCAGACTCACGTGATTGGAGCCTTGGTCTGTGAGCCTGTGACGGTCAACTGGTATTTAAACTTGACAGCACAAAAATCGCCAGCCTTGATGCAACTTGCCGCCTCACTGCACTTTTCAGATCGCACCTGGCACTCATCACTACAGCGCAGCTCCCACTTCGAAGCCCAAATGCCTCCGCAGGTTGGCGAACGCCCAAAGCCTGTTGTGGGTTCACCAATAAGACGGTATCCCCAACATCCCTCGCGACTATGGAAACGGCTATATTATGAGGGGTGGCAAGACGATCATTTTCTCTTCGAGAAACTTGTTTACTATCAACCGAACGGCCTTCACCCCATCGATCttggcgacgagctgcaCGACCACCGATTCCGCGTCATTCATAAGCTAGGCTATGGGGGATCATCAACTGTATGGCTCTGCCGTGACCAAAGTAAAGACAGACCAGTCTACGTGGCAGTCAAGATCTTCCACGCGGGGTTCGCGGAAACCGAGTGCCGCGAACTACTCATGTTCAAAGTTAAAGACGAAGGCATTGATCATCAGGAACATTACCTATGTCTCCCCAAGGAGCGATTTATTAGCGAAAGCCCCAACGGAACGCATCTCTGCCTAGTCTTCCCAGTACTCGGGCCTACAGTGGACAAGGCCGCCTCAATCtttgaagaagagcaaaatagtagtagtattctTCGCACAGTATCTCGCAGCATCATTGAAGCTTTGGCTATTCTACACCGTCGGGGCATCTGCCATGCAGGTATGTTCTGTGGGTATGCTCCCATTGCTGTCCAGTTTATTGACTCTTGGCCAGATTTCCGCCCGGCAAATATTCTTCTAGGGCTGCAgagcctcgacggcctgccGGAAGAACAAGTACTTGCTCAACTTGGCGAGCCAGAGGAAGAAATCATCCAGATCCGAGAGGATTCTCTGCCGACTCCAGACATTCCGTACGCGCCCAAGTACCTCGTTTACCCTGTTGACTTTCACGATACCAGCCCATCGTTTATCCTGCCGCGGGCCGTGGTTATCGACTTTGGTCAGGCTGTCGAAGCCGCGGCGGAGAAGGCACCGCCCGGCATACCGGCCAACTACGCAGCACCAGAGGTGATTCTGCAAGGTGGTGGCGGCCAAGAAATGGATCTATGGTCTCTGGCTTGTACCCTGTACGAAGTCCGAGTCGGTAAACAGTTATTCGATGTACCTCAGCTGATTGGAGTCGATAAGGAAGACTACGAAGAGGAGATTTCCACTGTCTTGGGGAAGCCCGGACATGGTAGGTCTGACCGGGACATGGCACGCGAGATCGGCAAGAGGGCTTTTGGCGATGACATGACGCTGGAAAAGGAGCAGTGGGCGGAGATGCTGGTGGGCTTGCTGAGGTACGAGCCGGATGAAAGGTTCAAGGCGCAGGACCTGCTGAGCAACGCATGGTTTGGGCTTGACTCCTAACAAAGCTGAGGAAAGTGTCGGTTGTCGTGTAACATTGAATATGATTTTCCAAGACTCAGGTACGCGTGCACCCCGTCCTTACCGCTGCTGAGGTTCACATGACGATGGCTGGCAACTCGACGTTGGTCCTTGGACGTTAGACCGACACAGCAATGAGGAAAAGGGCCATCTTGACAGAACGCAAAGGCAAAGTGTTCACATTGACTTTATTCTGCTCAGATTTTAGTCAGCATGGGCTGGATCATCGGGTAGATCCAAGTATTACCCCTTTGGAATTTAGAGTTTGAGTAAAAACAGGGTTCATCCGATGCTAGTCCCGATCGTCGTGACCTCAAGGCTGCTGCGGATAAGAATGTAAGTGTCTTGGATTATTTGCTACTGGCCGCAACTGCCTCTTTCTTGCTTTGTTTCCGGCTCTCTCGATACTGCAGAGTCAGTCAGTTTGTTGAGCTAGGGAAGCAGTACTTTGTTTGAAAGCACGTAACGACATGGCTGTCGGGCGCAAGAACAGCATGGCAGAGTGAAATGGTCAATTTCAATACCATAAGTCCATGACGCTTCATGTCATCATGTGTTATAGCAGAATGGCGAATACTCGGTGGTGGGAAAATATATCCTGCCTGACTTTAAAATGGCCCGGGGCCAAGGAGTACTAGATCTTCCATGTCTTCAAGGAGCCCATCGATTCATGCATCGATTCGCGCCGAAGCTCCGAGGCCACAGCTTCGTGAATCGTCAACACTCCCTAGTCCGGAATGGGCGGATACAACGTCGCGCAACCCATTTGGATGAGGACGGCTGAATCATGAATATGGCATCTAAGAAGGCACTTTTGCTGAATCAACAAAGAGTTTTCACTTGGTACAGGTCCTCAATTGACTCTGCGCATTATCCATATCCGCTCGGTATGTCGCCCGAATCCGCATGATGCCCAGTTTTGCTCATTTTATGGACAATGGGTAGCTTTATTACAGGGTTGTTCCCAGTCGCTTTCCTCTGACAAGGTGCACGGGGAAATGTTTATCGCTGTTGGTGGCACTTTTGAACTGGACCATGCGTCACTTTAATCCTAGTGACGTGGAATCTGAAACGTAGGTGGGATTAATTCTCCGAGCCACGTTCGCAACGATTCATGAAGTTGCCATGATTACCCTGGTGGGATCTTGCGTTCTGGTGGTAACTTGCCAAGCATCGCACCGCCTGTTGCCTTTATCAAGAAACGACGGGATATCATTATAATTTCAGTTAATCAGACGATCACTGGCGATTGGGTTCAACAAGACTAATATACTGAGTGTTTCTGGAGAACTTGAGAGACGTGCAGACAACACCTGGTATAACGCGAGACATGCGTCAAAGTGTTTAATAGTTGTCTAAAGCTCATGGATCGCTGACCATGGCACTCGGCCTACTGTTCACCATAGCTAGTGACTGTTCGACCACGTAGTATCGTGGTATAGAACCTTGTAGAAGCACCCGTTAGCCGCTGTCTGCGACAAAAAATGAAATCCTCAAGCCATGACATGCATGTGTAATAAACCATCAGTTGAATCAAGGGCCCAAATGAGGCGATGAAATTGTCAAAAATAAGGAAATTAGCAAGGAGCATTAATCAAGCGGCAGTGATtcgaaaagaagaaagaaaaggaatcTTCACCTGATTCCGAGTCACGGTAGCTTCGTTGCGCTTGTTTCACTGTTTCATCCGCTGGCAACGTTGCATGCAAAACAACTCTCTTGCCACTGCGCCAGGGTATTCCACTCGAATTTTATACGCATAGAAATATACAGATGCATGAGCGCGACTACGTATACGGTGGAGGCATTTGTGGAAATAATGCGCAACGATAGTACCAATTTGCCAGACGAGGCACACACGAGTGCGCGCACActcatatatatatatatgcctCGACGTTGACAATAACTTCGTGGATACAACACATCATCTCATCATTTCTCACACAGCCTTTTCACGGTCAAACTTTCCACTGCAAACACCGTCTTTTACAATATGAAGAGCTCTCTTATCTTTGGGCTAATCAGCACGgcggctgccgctgcccTTCCCGCTCCCGCAGATGGCTGCGAGTCTGACTCTGTCCCTGCCGTTGAACAGACAAAGCCTGTGGGAGAGAACAATGGGAAGCTGCCTTGGCTGAAGCCGGGTCAGTATGCCAGCCTTTGCGGCTCGAGCAAGTTCACCGACGAGGACTGCGGCACCGACATGTACTGCAAAGCCTTCGACGACATCAAGAACGTGACCGACCGCAAGTTTACTTCTTCCAAGCAGTGCTTCGCAGCTCACGAGCCCGAGCCTTTGCCTTGGCGCGAGCCAGGTCAGTTCGCCAGCCTTTGCGGTTCGAGCAAGTTCACCGACGAGGACTGCGGCACCGACATGTACTGCAGAGCCTTTGACGACATCAAGAACGTCACCGACCGCAAGTTCACTTCTTCCAAGCAGTGCTTTGCTGCTCACGAGCCCAACCCGAACCCGAAGCTGCCTTGGAAAGAGCCGGGTCAGTTTGCCAGCCTTTGCGGCTCGAGCAAGTACACCGATGACGATTGCGGCACGGAAACGTACTGCAAAGCCTTTGACGACATTAAGAATGTCACCGACCGCAAGTTTAACTCTTCCAAGCAGTGCTTCGATGCTCATGACCCGAAGCCCAAGGCCtaaacgacgacgagcagaTGTCCTTGGTATTTGACTAAATCAGGTGCCTGGCCATCGCGCTCCATACTATGATATACTATGGGCTATTAGTGTATCTTGGGAATGCCTCCGTCTTCCAGGAAACAGAGGGGCGCAGGACCGGTTCCTTGTTGGGAGTACCCGTGGTAACCAGGGCAGAAAGATGCGGTTATCAGCGCGTCGTTTGATCATGTATCATGTTTTGTATTCTTCTGTATTTAGACTTTTAAGCTAGACGCGCGGTACGATTGTCgccgagaagaaagaaagaaaatagACGTACCTTTTGTTTGATAATTCATGATATTCTTCCTTCCGCACGATCGCTCAGGTAGTGTGAATAGTAGTATATCGACAGTTGTTTCGGAAGGCCACTTTAACCAAGCTACTTGTCATGCCTGTTTCACGACTGCTTTCATTCCCCATGACACATCTAGACAAGGTCGATTCAGCCAGTGACTCGGTCGTGCTCAATGACGCTACTTGCCAACATCGCGCTATGACGCGCCAATCTGGACAAGCATTTGACGTGGccttttggccttttccgtgaGGCTTCAATAGTCTGTGACGGCACAATGCCAACGGCAACCACCTGTACACGAACGGCGGCGACTCCTTTTCTTGCGAGTTTTGCCTCATTACGAACGTTATCGAAGCCAGGTCATTGCTTTGCAGCTTGGCCGGGCGGCCAAGGGTGACTCGTTGGCCACCTCTTGCCATGGCTGTGATTAAGACTACGCCCACATGCATGTAGGAGCGATGGTTTTGGAAAAATGCATCGCGTGCGGCGTGGCTTCAAAATCCTGTAGCGCTAAATAATTGAACAGGACATCGGGCCAAAGGCAGCCAGTCATGACTTCATTATGATCGGTCCGTCGCTGCGCGGACTTGCAAATAGGGGGGCCTCGCACACAGAGCGGCTAGAAGAGGACACAGAGAAGTAAGAGCACTGAGGTTTGACAACATCTTGATGCAAAGACTCGACTGCGGTGCGTCGTTTCCTGGGCAGTTCGTTCAGTGTGCCCCTCGACTAAcctgcacatgcacatgcattTTGTTGCAAGGAAAACCAGagcatctactccgtaccaaatTGGCACTTGAGAGATTCCTGACTAAGCCGCAGCCGGACCCGCGATACACGCGATACTAGGCGCCTCTTTACGCGCCCCTTTCTCAACCTTTAGCGTTTCTGCAGTGACGCTCAATCTCCTCGTTACGCGGCACTTTGTTGCTGCCAAGTTGCTTTAGGAATACCCCGTTTCCTTTGTGGCCCGCGCATGTAGCTGGCTCCATGTTGGCACGGGCTTTCCTTCGCAATGGCTTCGGCCTCTTGGTCCCCTTGGCCGTCGCCTGCTCCATCTACCTGTACTTGTACCCCGTCTTCAGCAGATGCGCATTCCCCCTGCCGTCCAGAGACCCCGATGCTGCATTTGAGGAGACCAAGAAGCTGCATTGGCCGTATGCCGACGCCGAGACGAATGCGCAGGCCCATGCATTGCCCACCAAGCAGGCGCCATTTCGGCTCTTGGCCCTCGGTGATCCCCAGCTCGAGGGTGATACGTCCATCCCAACAGTCTACTTGGGCATTTTCCCCCACGTCAAGACCATTTTCCAGCGGCTTACTTTTCAAATATGGCACGACTCTCTCCGGGATCGAGTGCGAGTAATACTACACGACATCATCGACATTTTTTTCGAAGATATCCCCTTTATTTTCGAGTCGTGGCGCAAACGCTTCGACCTGTTCGGCAACGACTTCTATCTCGCGCACATCTACAGAACCTTGCACTGGTGGACGCAGCCTACACACGTTACTGTGCTGGGGGATCTCCTGGGCAGCCAGTGGATCGAGGATGACGAATTTGAACGTAGAGGCCGACGGTTTTGGAACCGAACCTTTCGGGGCGGTGAGCGCGTACCTGATGATGTAGCCATGTGGCCCAATATCGAGTACAATCTGTCCGGCATATTGGACGGTTCTGCGGCCGAAGAAgtctggagaagaagaataatGAATGTGGCCGGAAATCACGACATTGGCTACGCTGGCGACTTAACCCCCGAGCGCATTGAACGGTTTGAGCGAGTATTTGGCAAGGCAAACTACGAGCTACGATTCGAACTTCCCGTCACCGACCCTGAGACCAATGCTACAATTCAAGATCCGGAAACAAACCCTGCCTCCGTGCGACTACCCCCTGAGCTGCGAATCATTGTATTGAACGACATGAACTTGGACACACCCGCAAAAGACCAAGGCTTGCAGGACGCTACGTACAACTTCATCAACGCAGCCATTGGTACGGCATGTGCTGTCGAATACAAGGGCCAATTCACCTTGATTTTGACTCATATTCCCCTCTATAAGCCTGCCGGCATCTGTGTCGATTCACCTTTTTTCGATTTCCATGGCGACCATGACGGGGGAGGCGTCAAGGAGCAATACTTGCTCAGTTCAGATGCCAGCAAAGGTATTCTTGAAGGCATTTTTGGTGTTAGCCGCGATCCCCAAGCCGCCGGACAAGGTATGGGCCGCCCTGGACTTGTCCTCAACGGACACGACCATGAGGGCTGTGACACGTACCACTTTGTTAACCAAACAAACGGCACCACTCCCGATGAACGATCCTGGGAATCACGCAAGTGGCAGGACGTGAGGGTGTCCAACATTCAGCAGTTGCAACAGCATCCCGGACGACGAGAGATCACCGTGCGCAGCATGATGGGCGACTTTGGTGGTAATGCTGGCCTTCTGAGCATGTGGTTCAACCACGACACTTGGGAATGGGAACACGAATATGTCGACTGTCCCCTTGGGCGACAACACTTCTGGTGGCTGACACattttataatatttggCGTAATACTTTTTGGATCTTCTTACGTGGCGGTCGCAATTTTGGAATCCAAAGGCGTCGATGTAGATGCT
The DNA window shown above is from Metarhizium brunneum chromosome 1, complete sequence and carries:
- the dsk1_0 gene encoding Protein kinase dsk1, which translates into the protein MPPQVGERPKPVVGSPIRRYPQHPSRLWKRLYYEGWQDDHFLFEKLVYYQPNGLHPIDLGDELHDHRFRVIHKLGYGGSSTVWLCRDQSKDRPVYVAVKIFHAGFAETECRELLMFKVKDEGIDHQEHYLCLPKERFISESPNGTHLCLVFPVLGPTVDKAASIFEEEQNSSSILRTVSRSIIEALAILHRRGICHADFRPANILLGLQSLDGLPEEQVLAQLGEPEEEIIQIREDSLPTPDIPYAPKYLVYPVDFHDTSPSFILPRAVVIDFGQAVEAAAEKAPPGIPANYAAPEVILQGGGGQEMDLWSLACTLYEVRVGKQLFDVPQLIGVDKEDYEEEISTVLGKPGHGRSDRDMAREIGKRAFGDDMTLEKEQWAEMLVGLLRYEPDERFKAQDLLSNAWFGLDS
- the TED1 gene encoding Protein TED1, which gives rise to MLARAFLRNGFGLLVPLAVACSIYLYLYPVFSRCAFPLPSRDPDAAFEETKKLHWPYADAETNAQAHALPTKQAPFRLLALGDPQLEGDTSIPTVYLGIFPHVKTIFQRLTFQIWHDSLRDRVRVILHDIIDIFFEDIPFIFESWRKRFDLFGNDFYLAHIYRTLHWWTQPTHVTVLGDLLGSQWIEDDEFERRGRRFWNRTFRGGERVPDDVAMWPNIEYNLSGILDGSAAEEVWRRRIMNVAGNHDIGYAGDLTPERIERFERVFGKANYELRFELPVTDPETNATIQDPETNPASVRLPPELRIIVLNDMNLDTPAKDQGLQDATYNFINAAIGTACAVEYKGQFTLILTHIPLYKPAGICVDSPFFDFHGDHDGGGVKEQYLLSSDASKGILEGIFGVSRDPQAAGQGMGRPGLVLNGHDHEGCDTYHFVNQTNGTTPDERSWESRKWQDVRVSNIQQLQQHPGRREITVRSMMGDFGGNAGLLSMWFNHDTWEWEHEYVDCPLGRQHFWWLTHFIIFGVILFGSSYVAVAILESKGVDVDARLRQAFVWAQQQLKELEKKRQARKNAAVSNGKPGGKS